Proteins co-encoded in one Spirosoma endbachense genomic window:
- the cobA gene encoding uroporphyrinogen-III C-methyltransferase, with amino-acid sequence MQPKLTLVGAGPGDGELITLKGIRTLRQADVVLYDDLANATLLEFAPEQSLKLYVGKRAGKASFTQDEINELIIRLAQEHGHVVRLKGGDPYVFGRGFEEYDYARQYGICCEVVPGVSSSIAVAASQGIPVTSRGVSESFWVITGTTRHGELADDMRLAVQSKATVVVLMGMSKLSEICAMYCQAGRGYMPMAVIQNGTRADEQCVVGQVWNIPQLVAEQGVGAPAVLIIGEVVSLHPSYVAECLRNAGVAI; translated from the coding sequence ATGCAGCCAAAGCTTACACTCGTGGGGGCGGGTCCCGGCGACGGCGAATTGATCACCTTGAAAGGGATCAGGACGCTACGGCAAGCCGATGTCGTTTTATACGACGACCTTGCCAATGCTACTTTACTGGAGTTTGCACCGGAACAATCCCTTAAATTATATGTAGGGAAGCGGGCTGGTAAAGCTTCGTTTACGCAGGACGAAATCAACGAACTGATCATTCGCCTGGCGCAGGAGCATGGGCATGTTGTCCGGCTCAAAGGAGGAGATCCCTATGTATTTGGGCGTGGATTTGAAGAGTATGACTACGCCCGTCAGTATGGAATCTGTTGTGAAGTAGTGCCGGGTGTATCGAGCAGTATTGCCGTAGCGGCTTCGCAGGGTATTCCGGTAACCAGCCGGGGAGTGAGCGAAAGCTTCTGGGTAATTACGGGCACAACCCGCCATGGCGAACTGGCCGACGATATGCGGCTGGCCGTTCAGTCCAAAGCAACTGTAGTTGTGCTGATGGGAATGAGTAAATTAAGTGAAATATGTGCCATGTATTGTCAGGCCGGGCGTGGTTATATGCCCATGGCGGTCATACAGAACGGTACGCGCGCTGATGAACAGTGCGTGGTTGGTCAGGTCTGGAATATACCTCAGCTGGTGGCAGAGCAGGGCGTGGGGGCGCCCGCTGTGCTGATTATCGGGGAGGTCGTTTCGCTTCATCCATCCTATGTGGCGGAATGTTTGCGTAACGCTGGCGTGGCCATCTAG
- a CDS encoding alginate export family protein, with product MKSFLTRLSLLGALLLGFRSQLNAQFSLIGQLRTRTELRHGFGNLPVKDSPMAAFTSQRARLTFGYKWDRITFGLAIQDVRVWGQDASTISNADGNRLMVHEAWADVALINRADTTMKFRPIDYLSLKIGRQELVYDDVRLLGNLDWLQQGRRFDAALLKAQHHGWALDLGVGFNQNTDAFGVAGTYYTPANVPTSALSTQNITLAIPAGFLPTTGKGGAPVVTNAVSTNGQNQQFKSFQMVYLTRKFGSSAARQTKFSALFFKDDFQKYRIDSIGAVSTGYVYGRRYDVTGTNSRITYGAMLTGQFQFAKANQALWQVFGYAQQGKDRDGLQLKNAYHYGANLMIQKGVLSIGPGYEVLSGNNDATIKAGETSRFDPLYGTPHRHWGYMDYFYVGTGSPSGGLQDAFLKFKYTGKRLTTTFDVHYFALANTTFNKMPDALPATPLASKLGMEYDLIATYALNKVTTVEAGYAIMNGTNTLEYTKQGTMNQKDKVGTWAYLMINIRPDFLASKK from the coding sequence ATGAAATCTTTCCTAACGCGATTATCGCTTTTGGGTGCATTGCTATTGGGTTTTCGGTCGCAGCTGAACGCACAGTTCTCCTTGATTGGCCAGCTGCGTACACGCACCGAACTGCGTCACGGCTTCGGTAATCTGCCCGTTAAAGATAGCCCGATGGCTGCTTTCACTTCGCAGCGGGCTCGCCTGACATTTGGCTATAAATGGGACCGCATTACGTTTGGCCTGGCCATTCAGGATGTGCGGGTCTGGGGCCAGGATGCCTCGACGATTTCCAATGCCGATGGAAACCGACTGATGGTTCACGAGGCATGGGCTGATGTGGCCCTGATCAATAGAGCCGATACGACCATGAAATTCAGGCCGATCGATTATCTGTCCTTAAAGATTGGCCGTCAGGAACTTGTCTATGACGATGTGCGCCTTCTTGGCAATCTGGACTGGCTGCAACAGGGACGTCGGTTCGATGCGGCATTGCTCAAGGCTCAACACCACGGCTGGGCACTGGATTTAGGGGTTGGATTTAATCAGAACACCGATGCGTTTGGCGTTGCCGGTACGTATTATACACCCGCCAATGTGCCTACATCGGCACTATCGACCCAAAATATAACCTTGGCCATTCCGGCCGGTTTTCTGCCTACCACTGGAAAAGGTGGAGCGCCCGTGGTGACGAATGCCGTAAGTACTAACGGGCAAAATCAGCAGTTCAAGTCGTTTCAGATGGTTTATCTGACCCGGAAGTTTGGCAGTTCGGCGGCCCGGCAAACAAAGTTTTCGGCTTTGTTCTTTAAAGATGATTTTCAGAAGTACCGGATTGACTCTATTGGTGCTGTCAGTACGGGTTACGTATATGGGAGACGTTATGACGTAACCGGTACCAATTCGCGGATAACATACGGCGCTATGCTCACGGGGCAATTTCAATTTGCCAAAGCAAACCAGGCTTTGTGGCAGGTTTTTGGGTATGCTCAGCAGGGGAAAGATCGGGATGGACTACAGCTCAAAAATGCCTACCACTACGGAGCCAACCTGATGATCCAGAAAGGGGTTCTGAGCATTGGACCCGGTTATGAGGTGCTGTCTGGTAATAATGACGCGACGATTAAAGCGGGCGAAACCAGTCGATTCGATCCACTTTATGGTACTCCACATCGACACTGGGGCTATATGGACTATTTCTATGTCGGAACCGGCTCGCCGTCTGGCGGTTTGCAGGATGCTTTTCTGAAGTTCAAATACACGGGAAAACGCCTGACCACTACGTTTGATGTGCATTATTTCGCACTGGCCAACACGACGTTCAACAAAATGCCTGATGCGCTGCCAGCTACCCCACTGGCATCAAAACTGGGTATGGAATATGATCTGATTGCCACGTATGCCCTGAACAAAGTCACTACCGTAGAGGCTGGTTACGCCATCATGAACGGCACCAACACCCTGGAGTACACGAAACAGGGAACTATGAATCAGAAAGATAAAGTCGGCACCTGGGCTTATCTGATGATCAACATTCGACCGGATTTTTTAGCATCCAAAAAGTAA
- a CDS encoding NarK family nitrate/nitrite MFS transporter: MNLSSNKPLTSLNIFRFDGVQMRTFHITWLTFFVCFFGWFGLAPLMPAIRADLGLTKPQVGNTIIAAVSATIFARLIVGKLCDTWGPRKTYTALLVLGSLPVMFVGLAHDYTTFLLFRLAIGVIGASFVITQVHTSLMFAPKIKGTVNAVAGGWGNLGGGITQLAMPVIMAAIVGFGYTKPEAWRLAMVVPGIMMLIMAFLYFRFTKDTPAGNYDEIQRSAQTGEKVSFWEACADIRVWALALAYACCFGMEITFDGVAALYFFDNFKMEETQAGFWAMLFGGMNIFARALGGIVADKVGNKYGMRGKGVLLAAMLLLEGVGIMLFAQAGNLPMAIATMLSFALFLKMSNGGTYAIVPFVNPKAVGVISGVVGAGGNVGGMLMGFLFKSQSISYGQAFLYIGAIVAAVGLTLFLVNFGKTVVAEPAEAELQTA, from the coding sequence ATGAATCTGTCATCGAATAAGCCACTTACTTCGCTGAATATTTTCCGTTTCGACGGCGTCCAGATGCGGACGTTCCACATCACCTGGTTAACTTTTTTTGTCTGTTTCTTTGGCTGGTTCGGACTGGCTCCACTGATGCCCGCCATCCGGGCCGACCTGGGGCTGACTAAACCGCAGGTCGGGAACACCATCATTGCGGCTGTATCGGCCACCATTTTTGCCCGACTGATTGTCGGGAAACTCTGCGACACCTGGGGACCACGCAAAACCTACACCGCCCTGCTCGTATTGGGCTCGCTACCGGTTATGTTTGTTGGGCTGGCCCACGATTACACGACATTTTTACTCTTTCGGCTGGCCATTGGGGTCATTGGTGCATCGTTTGTAATCACGCAGGTGCATACCTCCCTGATGTTCGCTCCGAAAATTAAAGGGACCGTTAACGCAGTTGCGGGCGGCTGGGGCAACCTGGGCGGTGGTATCACGCAACTGGCAATGCCGGTGATCATGGCCGCGATCGTTGGTTTTGGTTATACAAAACCAGAAGCCTGGCGGCTGGCAATGGTGGTGCCGGGTATTATGATGCTCATCATGGCGTTTTTGTATTTCCGTTTTACGAAAGACACACCTGCCGGTAACTACGACGAAATTCAGCGGTCGGCTCAGACCGGTGAGAAGGTAAGTTTCTGGGAAGCCTGCGCCGACATTCGGGTTTGGGCGCTGGCCCTGGCTTATGCCTGCTGCTTCGGCATGGAAATTACATTCGATGGCGTGGCTGCCCTATACTTCTTCGATAATTTCAAGATGGAAGAAACCCAGGCTGGTTTCTGGGCCATGCTCTTCGGCGGTATGAATATTTTTGCCCGTGCGCTGGGCGGTATCGTGGCCGATAAAGTAGGTAACAAATACGGCATGCGTGGAAAGGGCGTTTTGCTGGCGGCTATGCTGTTGCTGGAAGGTGTTGGTATTATGCTGTTTGCGCAGGCCGGTAATCTGCCAATGGCTATTGCAACCATGCTATCCTTCGCGCTCTTTCTGAAAATGTCGAATGGGGGGACCTATGCCATTGTTCCCTTTGTCAACCCGAAGGCTGTTGGAGTGATCTCTGGCGTGGTAGGGGCAGGGGGCAACGTTGGTGGAATGCTAATGGGCTTTCTGTTCAAGTCGCAGTCAATTTCCTACGGCCAAGCTTTCCTGTACATCGGTGCGATCGTCGCAGCCGTCGGTTTAACCTTATTCCTGGTCAACTTTGGTAAGACGGTAGTAGCCGAACCAGCCGAAGCTGAATTGCAAACCGCTTAA
- a CDS encoding nitrate reductase, with protein MTHQTTCCYCGVGCGIVVRQEPNGRLTVEGDKQHPSNRGMLCSKGMNLHYTVMDQSDRLLYPQMRLNRSMPMQRVSWDAALERTAAVFKTFIQKYGPDSVAFYVSGQCLTEEYYLVNKLIKGFIGSNNIDTNSRLCMSSAVVGYKLSLGEDSVPVCYDDIEEADVFYVQGANPAWCHPILWRRIEAHKAANPHVKIICIDPRRTDTARSADLHLPILPGTDIVLNNAIGRLLIEKGFIDNEFISNHADGFEAYREQVMKRTLVEAADLCGIEPDDIEQAAYWIGRSKGFLSLWTMGLNQSVVGVNKNLSLINLHLITGRIGKPGNGPFSLTGQPNAMGGRETGGLANVLPAHRDVTNAVHRAEVEAFWQGPVRIAAKPGLTATEMFDALADGHLKAIWIINTNPMVSMPDANAVEKALKNARFVVVQDVSNRADTVPFADVVLPAAAWLEKEGTMTNAERRIAYLPNVIDAPGEALPDAEIIWRFAQKMGFGDSFNYANSAEVYQEYTQLTAGTNVDVTGVSYELLKRKRTVQWPFPANSEPLDVNSDNCVPVGTKRLFTDHRFYTPNERAQIHAVPDGNASEPTDDDFPLVLTTGRIRDQWHTMTKTGRVAKLNQHSPQPFLQIHPDDARTRGIRDGQLVVVRGRRGEVRVKAQLTDDVRSGLCFLPMHWGKILNSNLNRANNLTNSLVDPRSKEPDFKFTAVTVLPYRKPQEKIIIIGAGSAGLGFINAYRLVNADDEIHVFSKEIYPFYNRVLLPDYISGEQSWEQLVKLREDQFEDANIIVHKGVSVAHIDRKAKVVTDSDGVEHTYDKILLGTGSRAFMPKSVPRLPGIFNMRSRLDADSLLPFLQRSPDDSTEPHAVIVGGGLLGLELAASLRQIGVRVTVIQRGGRFMERQLDPLASELLYLELLDRGIDVYFNEEVQTFMGNGHVEGIQLNSGRKIQCQVVVVAIGTEPNIELARDAGLVCNRGVVVNDYMQTSDPDIFAAGELAQWNGQMWGITLAAEQQAEIAARFLAGDVSQPYRGSLSISILKMEGLHLCSIGMAEVPANTGTVDRVDRDDYEEIVFIDKAKRYYKKCIVQGDKLVGAILVGDKNEFQEFRELIANGTELSEKRLQLLRANKKVDPIAGKLVCSCNSVGQGNLEKAILGGCTDFQQLCQKTGAGTGCGSCRPEVRSILLSMSELVTE; from the coding sequence ATGACTCATCAAACGACCTGTTGCTATTGTGGCGTTGGCTGTGGAATCGTAGTCAGGCAGGAACCGAACGGGCGATTGACCGTTGAGGGCGATAAGCAGCACCCGTCGAACCGGGGTATGCTCTGCTCGAAAGGTATGAATCTGCATTACACGGTTATGGATCAGTCAGACCGATTGCTATATCCACAGATGCGGCTCAATCGGTCGATGCCGATGCAGCGGGTGAGTTGGGATGCAGCTCTGGAGCGTACAGCGGCTGTTTTTAAAACGTTTATTCAGAAATATGGTCCGGATTCGGTGGCGTTTTATGTGTCGGGGCAGTGCCTGACCGAAGAATATTACCTGGTCAATAAGCTCATCAAAGGATTTATTGGCTCCAATAACATCGATACCAACTCCCGGCTGTGCATGAGCTCGGCGGTGGTTGGCTACAAACTATCGCTGGGTGAAGATTCGGTACCGGTTTGTTACGATGACATTGAAGAAGCAGATGTATTCTACGTGCAGGGGGCTAATCCGGCCTGGTGCCATCCGATTCTGTGGCGCCGGATCGAAGCGCATAAGGCGGCCAATCCACACGTTAAAATCATCTGCATTGATCCGCGCCGGACCGACACGGCCCGGTCGGCCGATTTGCATTTACCCATCCTACCCGGCACTGATATTGTCCTGAACAATGCCATTGGGCGGTTACTCATCGAAAAGGGATTCATTGACAATGAATTCATTAGCAATCACGCCGATGGTTTTGAGGCTTATCGGGAGCAGGTCATGAAGCGGACGCTGGTCGAAGCGGCTGATCTGTGTGGGATTGAGCCTGATGATATCGAGCAGGCAGCTTACTGGATCGGACGCTCGAAAGGCTTCCTGTCGCTCTGGACAATGGGGCTGAATCAGTCCGTAGTTGGCGTCAATAAAAACCTGTCACTCATTAATTTACACCTCATTACAGGGCGGATTGGTAAACCGGGCAATGGCCCGTTCTCACTTACCGGACAGCCAAACGCAATGGGCGGTCGCGAAACGGGTGGACTGGCCAATGTGTTACCCGCCCATCGTGATGTGACGAACGCAGTTCACCGCGCCGAAGTAGAAGCATTTTGGCAGGGACCCGTCAGGATTGCCGCCAAACCCGGCCTGACAGCCACCGAAATGTTCGATGCGCTGGCCGATGGTCATCTAAAAGCCATCTGGATCATCAATACGAATCCAATGGTGAGTATGCCCGACGCCAATGCAGTGGAGAAGGCGCTCAAAAACGCCCGTTTCGTTGTTGTGCAGGATGTGTCGAACCGGGCCGATACGGTGCCGTTTGCCGATGTCGTGCTACCGGCTGCGGCCTGGCTCGAAAAAGAAGGCACGATGACCAATGCCGAACGTCGGATTGCCTACCTGCCTAACGTGATCGATGCGCCGGGTGAAGCCTTACCCGATGCCGAAATTATCTGGCGTTTTGCGCAGAAAATGGGCTTTGGTGATTCATTTAACTACGCTAATTCTGCCGAGGTTTATCAGGAATATACCCAACTCACGGCCGGAACCAATGTCGATGTGACGGGCGTGAGTTATGAGCTGCTGAAGCGGAAACGGACGGTACAATGGCCATTTCCGGCAAACAGCGAGCCGTTAGATGTGAACAGCGACAACTGTGTTCCAGTCGGAACGAAGCGACTGTTTACGGATCATCGGTTTTATACGCCGAATGAGCGGGCTCAGATTCATGCTGTTCCGGATGGCAATGCCTCTGAACCAACTGACGATGACTTCCCGCTGGTGCTGACTACCGGCCGTATCCGCGACCAGTGGCACACCATGACCAAGACGGGACGTGTAGCGAAACTCAATCAGCATAGTCCGCAGCCGTTCCTCCAAATTCATCCGGACGATGCCCGGACACGTGGCATTCGTGACGGGCAGTTGGTCGTTGTGCGTGGGCGACGCGGGGAGGTCCGGGTAAAGGCTCAGCTTACCGACGATGTGCGTTCGGGGCTGTGTTTTCTGCCCATGCACTGGGGGAAGATTCTCAACAGCAATCTGAACCGGGCCAATAACCTGACCAATTCACTCGTTGATCCGCGGTCTAAAGAGCCTGATTTTAAGTTTACGGCCGTAACGGTTTTGCCGTACCGTAAGCCGCAGGAAAAAATTATCATTATTGGGGCTGGCTCGGCTGGACTTGGGTTCATCAATGCCTATCGATTGGTCAATGCCGACGATGAAATTCACGTTTTTTCCAAAGAGATTTACCCGTTTTACAACCGGGTACTCCTGCCCGACTATATCAGTGGCGAACAATCGTGGGAGCAACTCGTCAAACTGCGTGAAGACCAGTTTGAGGATGCGAATATCATTGTGCACAAAGGTGTCAGCGTTGCTCATATCGACCGGAAGGCGAAAGTGGTCACCGATAGCGATGGCGTTGAACATACGTATGACAAGATTTTGCTGGGAACCGGAAGCCGGGCTTTCATGCCTAAAAGTGTACCTCGTTTGCCGGGTATTTTCAACATGCGATCGCGGCTCGATGCCGATTCGCTTCTGCCGTTTCTGCAACGATCGCCGGATGATTCGACCGAACCCCATGCCGTAATTGTCGGAGGGGGATTGTTGGGGCTCGAATTGGCGGCCTCGCTGCGGCAGATTGGTGTTCGGGTTACAGTTATTCAGCGGGGTGGGCGATTTATGGAACGCCAGCTTGATCCGCTTGCCAGTGAATTGCTATACCTCGAACTGCTGGATCGGGGCATCGACGTCTATTTCAATGAAGAAGTTCAGACGTTTATGGGAAACGGACACGTAGAGGGTATCCAACTGAATTCGGGCCGAAAGATTCAGTGCCAGGTCGTTGTGGTGGCCATTGGAACAGAGCCAAACATCGAACTGGCGCGCGATGCCGGATTGGTATGCAACCGGGGTGTCGTTGTCAATGACTACATGCAAACCTCTGATCCCGATATTTTTGCCGCTGGCGAACTGGCTCAGTGGAACGGGCAGATGTGGGGCATTACCTTGGCAGCCGAACAGCAGGCCGAAATTGCAGCCCGATTTCTGGCCGGCGATGTATCGCAACCCTATCGGGGGAGCCTGTCTATCAGTATCCTGAAAATGGAGGGTCTACATCTCTGTAGCATAGGGATGGCCGAAGTACCTGCCAACACCGGAACGGTCGATCGGGTGGACCGGGACGATTATGAGGAAATCGTTTTCATCGATAAAGCCAAGCGTTATTACAAAAAGTGTATTGTTCAGGGCGACAAGCTGGTCGGAGCTATTCTGGTCGGCGATAAAAACGAATTTCAGGAGTTTCGCGAACTGATTGCCAATGGAACCGAACTTTCCGAAAAGCGTCTTCAATTACTACGAGCCAACAAAAAAGTCGATCCCATAGCCGGGAAGCTGGTTTGTTCCTGCAACTCGGTTGGGCAGGGGAACCTGGAAAAGGCCATTCTGGGTGGTTGTACCGATTTTCAGCAGCTTTGCCAGAAAACCGGAGCCGGAACTGGCTGTGGCTCCTGCCGACCCGAAGTGCGAAGTATTCTTTTATCAATGAGCGAATTAGTGACTGAGTAA
- the nirB gene encoding nitrite reductase large subunit NirB gives MNTNKNNRIVVIGNGMVGYKFCEKLIAKQKNGQQFTLTVFGEEPRVAYDRVHLSAYFAGKTAEDLTLAPENWYAENGIQLYLSDPAVDIDRERKEVRSHHGLVVPYDYLILATGSGAFVPPVAGVEKDGVFVYRTIEDLDLIQSYARKARKGAVLGGGLLGLEAAKALLDLGIEETHVVEFATRLMPRQIDDAGSGILQRQLESLGLTIHLSKSTQEITGEDTITGMQFADGSKLDVDMLVISAGIRPRDELAKSAGIDTHPRGGIIVDNFLQTSDPSIFAIGECAVAHHMIYGLVAPGYEMAEVVALQLMGESKEFKPFDMSTKLKLIGTDVASFGNPFAEGADCRTIVYENKAKGVYKRVNISADGRELLGGILVGDAEQYNMLLQTCKNKTILPPNPEDLILGSRGGDDTGAATSVGGIMSLPDDALICSCEAITKATLCHEISQNGHTTIDALKKATKACTGCGGCTPMVKDIIQGVMKQQGIYVRNILCEHFDYTRQELLDLVKINGLKTYGTVLDQFGHGDGCEVCKPAVASILASLWNENILEKGRATIQDSNDRFLANIQKGGTYSVVPRIPGGEITPDKLIVIGQVAKKYGLYTKITGGQRIDLFGAHVSDLPNIWEELIAAGFESGHAYGKSLRTVKSCVGSTWCRYGVQDSVSFAIEVEDRYKGVRSPHKIKSGVSGCIRECAEAQSKDFGIIATEKGWNLYVGGNGGSKPQHAQLLASDVDKETCIRYIDRFLMFYIKTADPLTRTATWLNKLEGGMTYLKAVVLDDVLGIADDLEKEMQLLVDTFKCEWTEVVENPELRKRFTHFVNVPEKKDPTVQFDALRDQKRAKEWA, from the coding sequence ATGAACACAAACAAAAACAATCGAATCGTTGTCATTGGTAATGGCATGGTAGGCTATAAGTTCTGCGAGAAATTAATAGCCAAACAAAAAAATGGGCAACAGTTTACACTAACTGTTTTTGGGGAAGAACCACGTGTCGCCTACGATCGGGTTCACCTGAGTGCCTACTTTGCAGGTAAAACAGCCGAAGATCTGACGCTGGCACCCGAAAATTGGTACGCCGAGAATGGCATACAGCTTTATCTGAGCGATCCGGCAGTTGATATTGATCGGGAGCGTAAAGAAGTTCGTTCCCATCATGGCCTGGTAGTACCTTACGACTATCTGATACTGGCCACTGGCTCCGGCGCGTTTGTTCCACCCGTAGCCGGTGTCGAAAAAGATGGCGTTTTTGTTTATCGCACGATTGAAGATCTTGACCTCATTCAATCGTATGCGCGTAAAGCCAGGAAAGGGGCCGTTCTGGGCGGTGGCCTACTGGGTCTGGAAGCGGCCAAAGCTCTACTTGATTTAGGCATAGAAGAGACGCATGTCGTCGAGTTTGCCACTCGCCTGATGCCCCGCCAGATCGATGATGCCGGTTCGGGTATTTTGCAACGCCAGCTCGAATCACTTGGCCTGACGATTCACCTCTCAAAAAGTACACAGGAAATAACGGGCGAAGATACCATAACAGGTATGCAATTTGCCGACGGCTCCAAACTGGATGTTGATATGCTGGTCATTTCGGCCGGTATTCGCCCACGCGACGAGTTAGCGAAATCGGCGGGAATCGATACACACCCACGCGGAGGAATTATTGTCGATAATTTCCTGCAAACGTCCGATCCGTCCATTTTTGCCATTGGTGAATGTGCCGTTGCTCACCACATGATTTATGGGCTGGTAGCACCCGGTTATGAAATGGCTGAAGTGGTCGCGCTGCAACTCATGGGTGAATCCAAAGAGTTTAAGCCCTTTGATATGTCGACCAAACTGAAGTTGATCGGCACCGACGTTGCTTCTTTTGGCAATCCGTTTGCCGAAGGAGCAGACTGTCGGACAATCGTTTACGAAAACAAAGCCAAGGGTGTTTACAAACGCGTTAATATATCAGCCGATGGCAGAGAGCTTTTAGGTGGAATTCTGGTGGGTGACGCCGAGCAGTATAACATGCTGTTGCAGACCTGTAAGAATAAAACCATTTTGCCACCCAATCCCGAAGATCTGATTCTGGGTTCCCGCGGTGGTGATGATACGGGAGCCGCAACATCCGTTGGGGGGATCATGAGCCTCCCCGATGATGCGCTGATCTGCTCCTGCGAAGCAATAACGAAAGCCACACTTTGCCATGAAATTAGCCAGAATGGTCATACCACCATCGACGCGCTGAAAAAAGCCACCAAAGCCTGCACAGGTTGCGGAGGATGTACGCCAATGGTTAAAGACATCATTCAGGGCGTTATGAAGCAGCAGGGAATTTACGTACGAAATATCCTCTGCGAACACTTTGACTACACCCGTCAGGAATTGCTGGATCTGGTGAAAATCAACGGTCTGAAAACATACGGCACCGTTCTGGATCAGTTCGGGCATGGCGATGGATGTGAAGTTTGTAAACCCGCCGTTGCATCAATTCTGGCCAGCCTCTGGAATGAAAACATTCTGGAAAAAGGCCGGGCAACGATTCAGGACTCCAATGATCGCTTTCTGGCCAATATTCAGAAAGGCGGAACCTACTCCGTAGTGCCACGCATTCCAGGTGGCGAAATCACACCCGATAAGCTGATCGTCATTGGTCAGGTCGCCAAGAAGTATGGTCTTTATACGAAAATTACGGGCGGGCAGCGGATCGACCTGTTCGGTGCGCACGTCAGCGATTTGCCTAACATCTGGGAAGAGTTAATTGCCGCCGGTTTTGAAAGTGGCCACGCATACGGCAAATCCCTGCGCACCGTAAAAAGCTGTGTTGGCAGCACCTGGTGCCGTTATGGCGTTCAGGATTCGGTTTCGTTCGCAATTGAAGTCGAAGATCGGTATAAAGGTGTTCGGTCTCCGCATAAAATCAAGTCGGGTGTATCGGGCTGTATCCGCGAATGCGCCGAAGCCCAAAGTAAAGATTTTGGCATCATAGCTACCGAGAAAGGCTGGAACCTGTATGTAGGTGGCAACGGCGGCTCCAAACCCCAGCACGCCCAGTTACTGGCTTCCGATGTCGATAAGGAAACCTGCATTCGCTACATCGACCGGTTCCTGATGTTCTACATCAAAACAGCCGACCCACTCACCCGCACGGCAACCTGGCTCAACAAACTGGAGGGTGGAATGACCTACCTCAAAGCCGTTGTTCTGGACGATGTTTTGGGCATAGCCGATGATCTGGAAAAAGAGATGCAGCTACTCGTCGATACATTCAAATGTGAATGGACGGAAGTGGTTGAAAATCCAGAGCTCCGCAAGCGATTTACTCACTTTGTGAATGTTCCTGAGAAGAAAGACCCCACTGTTCAATTCGATGCCCTGCGCGATCAGAAACGCGCTAAAGAATGGGCATAG